A window of Primulina tabacum isolate GXHZ01 chromosome 4, ASM2559414v2, whole genome shotgun sequence contains these coding sequences:
- the LOC142542140 gene encoding protein SIEVE ELEMENT OCCLUSION A-like: MLYVGKRNPKDKVRRCHEVIDREKLSHIFSLKEYYDYVWYFWVRLWSMWNSKKNTALNVDNDHVMQQITEVLAFDSSDEGWAVFSRGNNEMTKGKGDILLPVLDDYISWRYKVDHPDKFVTVLDEAIRGIHREHHCNRLILPGHAGYIPEQVVCSECGKIMDKYVMYRCCTD, translated from the coding sequence ATGCTCTATGTGGGCAAGCGCAATCCAAAGGATAAAGTCCGACGGTGCCATGAAGTAATTGATCGGGAGAAACTGAGCCACATCTTCTCACTCAAGGAATATTACGACTATGTCTGGTACTTCTGGGTGAGGCTGTGGAGCATGTGGAACTCCAAGAAAAACACTGCCTTAAACGTGGACAACGACCATGTGATGCAGCAGATCACGGAAGTGCTGGCATTTGACAGCAGTGACGAAGGGTGGGCAGTTTTCAGCCGGGGAAACAATGAGATGACCAAGGGAAAAGGAGACATATTGCTGCCTGTTTTAGATGACTACATTAGTTGGCGGTACAAGGTGGATCATCCCGACAAGTTTGTCACCGTGCTGGATGAGGCGATACGTGGTATACACCGTGAACACCACTGTAACCGCTTGATCCTGCCGGGGCATGCTGGATACATCCCTGAGCAGGTGGTTTGCTCAGAGTGTGGCAAGATCATGGATAAGTACGTCATGTACAGATGCTGCACCGACTAA
- the LOC142542139 gene encoding protein SIEVE ELEMENT OCCLUSION B-like — MASRDVFPSTKNVTFAPEEVPPTKAQIFNGGVQDYETDQRLRPSYEMEHNIVKPLPLGVPAPGRGQLVKGGGRRVFFSADDTALTKQILETHSPEIEDFDVKPVFFIVEDIIHLAKPLTADSAAVAPIQAHLDTLDNKVISSSYHDTVTQSSYHDTEIVELMAFPINKISNEIICKCTSGTEAHSLTMDLLKSLSNYPWDAKVVITFAAFSINYGEFWLVEQLHTKNPLAKNVATLKDLPSQMEHSSDLRKKFEAVVDLLTATTKMIHCIIEFKELPSLYISRESPEVETATAHIPIAVYWIIRSLLASASVLLNLIGTGHEYISSTAESWEISSVGSIVRVDALQANGWLGNLLTQVK; from the exons ATGGCTAGCCGGGATGTGTTTCCTTCGACAAAGAATGTTACATTTGCCCCCGAAGAGGTACCACCTACTAAAGCTCAGATCTTCAATGGAGGCGTGCAGGATTACGAAACTGATCAACGGTTAAGGCCGAGCTATGAAATGGAACACAACATTGTCAAGCCCCTTCCATTGGGTGTGCCAGCGCCTGGTAGAGGACAGCTCGTGAAAGGTGGGGGGCGACGTGTCTTCTTTTCTGCTGATGATACTGCACTTACCAAGCAAATTCTCGAAACCCATTCTccagaaattgaagattttgATGTCAAACCAGTTTTTTTCATAGTGGAGGATATCATCCATCTGGCCAAACCTTTGACTGCTGATTCTGCTGCT GTTGCTCCAATTCAAGCCCATTTGGACACGCTTGACAACAAGGTCATCTCCAGTTCCTACCATGATACTGTCACTCAAAGTTCTTACCATGATACGGAAATAGTTGAACTAATGGCATTTCCCATCAACAAGATATCCAATGAG ATAATATGCAAATGTACTTCTGGAACAGAAGCACATTCCCTAACCATGGACCTCCTAAAATCACTGTCAAACTACCCATGGGATGCCAAGGTGGTCATCACCTTTGCTGCTTTTTCCATCAACTATGGCGAGTTCTGGCTCGTTGAGCAACTTCACACAAAAAATCCACTAGCCAAGAATGTTGCCACACTCAAAGATTTACCCAGCCAAATGGAACATTCCAGTGATTTAAGAAAGAAATTTGAGGCGGTAGTTGACCTCTTAACTGCAACAACGAAGATGATCCACTGTATTATAGAATTCAAGGAGCTTCCGTCTCTCTACATTAGCCGGGAATCACCAGAAGTGGAGACTGCCACTGCTCATATTCCAATAGCTGTTTATTGGATCATAAGGAGCCTTCTGGCCTCTGCATCAGTGCTCCTGAACCTTATCGGCACTGGTCACGA GTACATCTCGTCAACTGCTGAGTCATGGGAGATATCAAGTGTTGGAtctattgttagagtagatgccctgcaagccaacggttggctagggaatttattgactcaagtgaaataa
- the LOC142542138 gene encoding LOW QUALITY PROTEIN: mRNA export factor GLE1-like (The sequence of the model RefSeq protein was modified relative to this genomic sequence to represent the inferred CDS: deleted 1 base in 1 codon), with translation MGVIKLELHCPQNVNGMAADPQPDWSFDDLRSELDTMEKKLIPSLDIYVHFDKKRPRNLRASKENRCNTGGFAMHVSDHELGCSDSDVEEEVVNSSMVSGRKFSFEELYMSDGSDYELPVYAQCQLMDKVGLAEGALHELSYEFQLYVSEEVRNKISTLETNLVKENEKFASQIAEIDKHRRTQQERERKFDLQYHRTIAEALDNHLTAVQRDHEHISQLEEKRIRDDAAREEAKRKEKTLIEEKLQKEKIKAEEEARLHAERAEIAKAAAEAEKQSVEGKRHAEKQVAELAATKNAVETLRNGVPRIETLGQVVPTGFDNKKQVSLSGRSMTRASKNALELEKKKLHIYEKLTIENEAIKASSDQGNRRTGQNFNRLIKTISATVENVRTKADELFNLIGSPEYPQSISILSFAEKVVFNCENSQKSDGFIFACSRVIVLVTSKIPLALDILLAELNRVCMYTVPKYVEYSPVLFQTREAYFKAIGYKEIYGKIENTDSYVERLSSIMRLYGALVQTEIGGFQNLHGLKEGWAWLARFLNSLPANLYTAVALQHFLEMSGYALYRRYRNQFEKLLRIIACDFLKALKEGNSDSVNAKLIKVKTSIINYVESSRFKKEPEGLQLRGHLDSNDFF, from the exons AT GGGAGTCATTAAGTTGGAACTTCATTGTCCCCAAAATGTAAATGGAATGGCTGCCGATCCACAGCCTGATTGGAGTTTTGATGACTTACGATCAGAGCTTGATACAATGGAAAAGAAGCTCATCCCGAGTTTAGATATTTATGTACATTTTGACAAGAAACGACCtag AAACTTGAGAGCTTCAAAGGAGAATCGTTGCAACACAGGAGGATTTGCGATGCATGTGtcagatcatgaattgggttgTTCTGATAGTGACGTTGAAGAGGAGGTTGTTAACTCATCCATGGTTTCAGGCAGAAAATTTTCTTTTGAAGAACTCTATATGAG TGATGGTTCTGATTATGAATTACCTGTTTATGCTCAATGCCAATTGATGGATAAAGTGGGGTTAGCAGAAGGTGCACTCCATGAGCTAAGTTATGAATTTCAGCTTTATGTTTCG GAGGAAGtgagaaataaaatatcaacctTAGAGACAAATTTGGTAAAGGAAAATGAGAAGTTTGCTTCTCAAATTGCTGAAATTGATAAGCATAGAAGGACACAACAAGAGAGGGAGCGAAAATTTGATTTGCAATATCACCGTACAAT TGCAGAAGCACTTGATAATCACCTTACAGCTGTACAAAGAGATCATGAGCACATATCACAACTAGAAGAGAAAAGAATAAGAGATGATGCAGCTCGTGAAGAGGCTAAAAGGAAAGAGAAGACTCTCATAGAAGAAAAATTACAG AAAGAAAAGATCAAAGCCGAAGAAGAG GCTAGGCTACATGCTGAGAGAGCTGAAATAGCTAAAGCGGCTGCAGAAGCTGAGAAGCAATCTGTAGAAGGAAAAAGACATGCTGAGAAGCAAGTTGCTGAATTAGCTGCTACCAAAAATGCTGTTGAAACTTTAAGAAATGGTGTTCCCAGGATAGAAACTCTTGGGCAGGTCGTGCCTACAGGATTTGACAATAAGAAACAGGTTTCATTATCAG GAAGAAGTATGACAAGAGCTTCAAAAAATGCTTTAGAATTGGAGAAAAAAAAACTACATATTTATGAAAAGTTAACTATAGAAAACGAGGCTATTAAAGCAAGTTCTGATCAG GGTAATCGAAGAACTGGACAGAATTTCAATAGGCTGATTAAAACCATCTCTGCTACTGTAGAAAATGTCAG AACAAAAGCAGATGAATTGTTCAATTTAATCGGTAGTCCAGAATATCCCCAATCCATCAGTATCCTGTCCTTTGCAGAAAAG GTGGTCTTCAACTGTGAAAATTCTCAGAAGAGCGACGGATTCATTTTTGCCTGTAGTCGTGTCATTGTTCTTGTCACCTCCAAG ATTCCATTGGCTTTGGACATTCTCTTGGCAGAGTTGAATAGAGTTTGCATGTACACTGTGCCCAAATATGTAGAATACTCTCCA GTATTGTTTCAAACCAGAGAAGCTTATTTCAAAGCTATTGGCTACAAGGAAATATATGGTAAGATCGAGAACACTGATAGTTATGTAGAGAGATTGAGTTCGATCATGAGACTCTATGGAGCTTTAGTGCAG ACTGAAATTGGTGGCTTTCAGAATCTCCATGGACTTAAAGAAGGTTGGGCATGGCTTGCACGGTTTCTAAATTCTCTACCGGCTAATCTTTATACAGCAGTTGCACTACAACATTTTCTTGAA ATGTCAGGATACGCTCTTTACCGAAGATACAGAAATCAATTTGAGAAGTTGCTGAGGATCATTGCCTGCGACTTCCTCAAAGCACTAAAAGAGGGTAATTCAGATTCAGTAAATGCAAAGCTGATCAAGGTGAAAACATCCATCATTAATTACGTAGAGTCAAGCCGGTTCAAGAAGGAACCAGAAGGATTGCAGCTGAGAGGCCACTTGGATTCGAATGATTTTTTTTGA
- the LOC142542141 gene encoding uncharacterized protein LOC142542141 has translation MYRTLGAQRHIYRSCISIFVKSGLIDQAVQVFDEMSSSDCRIFSMDYNRFLGVLVKNQRFELAEYYYNSMNPKGFSLNSFTYSRFISGLCEVKNFELIYRLFHDMDSIGIVADIWAYNIYLNLLCSENIVDDALKVLRIMGEKGREPDKVSYTIIISGLCRVKRYEEAGEMWKIMIKKGLEPDNKACRALVLGLSESGQVDLAYELTVGNMRGKLRFETVIYNVLIHGFCQVGRIDKAHAIKTYMKRNGCEPDLITHNVLLNYCCGHLMLDAAEKLMEKMEKGGMKPDSYSYNALLKGLCKASMIDKAYMLIVNKMEGKGVVDVVSYNTVIHALCKVGRTSRAYKLLWEMGRKGIFPDVNTFSILIDAFLKEGNSSAAWDLVEQMTKMGLIPSRALYTIIIDHLCKKGRIGMAHSTFHDMLEQGVYPDVVSYNALINGYCKSFKVSEALNLYEEMQTIGVYPDDVTFKLIIGGLLKENKLSLACGVWDQMMEKGFTLDRDLSEALIKAIRSKEVS, from the coding sequence ATGTATAGAACTCTTGGCGCACAACGCCATATATACCGTTCTTGCATTTCTATCTTCGTCAAATCTGGACTAATTGATCAGGCAGTTCAGGTGTTCGACGAAATGTCCTCCTCGGATTGCAGAATTTTTTCGATGGATTACAATCGATTTCTCGGAGTTTTGGTGAAAAACCAGCGTTTCGAATTGGCTGAATATTATTATAACTCCATGAATCCGAAAGGGTTCTCTTTGAATTCCTTTACTTACTCAAGATTTATTTCCGGGTTGTGTGAAGTTAAGAACTTTGAGCTTATTTACAGGCTTTTTCATGATATGGATTCCATTGGTATCGTTGCTGATATTTGGGCTTATAACATTTATTTGAATCTTTTGTGTAGTGAGAATATAGTGGATGATGCTTTGAAGGTGTTGAGAATAATGGGAGAGAAGGGGCGAGAACCGGATAAAGTAAGCTATACTATTATAATTAGTGGATTGTGTAGAGTCAAACGATACGAGGAGGCCGGAGAAATGTGGAAAATTATGATCAAGAAAGGGCTGGAACCGGATAACAAGGCATGCAGGGCACTTGTGCTGGGATTAAGTGAGAGTGGACAGGTTGATTTGGCTTATGAACTCACAGTGGGGAATATGAGGGGAAAACTTAGGTTTGAGACGGTAATCTATAATGTGCTTATCCACGGGTTTTGTCAGGTTGGTAGGATTGACAAGGCGCATGCTATTAAGACTTATATGAAGAGGAATGGATGTGAGCCTGATTTAATCACTCATAATGTATTGTTAAATTATTGTTGTGGTCACTTAATGTTAGATGCGGCAGAAAAATTAATGGAGAAGATGGAGAAGGGCGGGATGAAACCTGACAGTTACAGCTACAATGCGCTCCTAAAAGGTCTCTGCAAAGCCAGTATGATAGATAAGGCATACATGTTGATAGTAAATAAGATGGAGGGCAAAGGAGTTGTAGATGTTGTATCTTACAACACAGTGATACATGCACTTTGCAAAGTTGGTCGTACCAGCAGAGCTTATAAACTCTTGTGGGAGATGGGGAGGAAGGGAATCTTTCCAGATGTGAATACATTTAGTATTCTCATAGATGCCTTTCTGAAAGAAGGCAACTCAAGTGCAGCCTGGGACCTTGTTGAGCAGATGACAAAGATGGGTCTAATTCCAAGTCGTGCATTATATACCATCATTATTGACCATCTATGTAAGAAAGGTAGAATAGGAATGGCTCACAGTACTTTCCATGATATGCTAGAACAGGGAGTTTACCCTGATGTTGTGTCCTATAATGCTCTCATCAATGGATATTGTAAGTCTTTTAAAGTTAGTGAAGCCTTGAATCTATATGAAGAGATGCAAACTATAGGTGTTTATCCAGATGACGTAACTTTCAAATTGATTATTGGGGGTCTCTTAAAGGAAAATAAGCTTTCCTTGGCATGTGGAGTCTGGGATCAAATGATGGAGAAAGGATTTACGCTTGACAGAGATTTGTCGGAGGCTCTTATCAAGGCAATCAGATCAAAAGAAGTGTCCTGA